A genomic region of Saccopteryx bilineata isolate mSacBil1 chromosome 1, mSacBil1_pri_phased_curated, whole genome shotgun sequence contains the following coding sequences:
- the C1H19orf25 gene encoding UPF0449 protein C19orf25 homolog isoform X2 yields the protein MGSKGKKRMVLPTRPAPPTMEQILEDVRGAPAEDPVFTSLAREDSPGPSGRAENPEAQREQLYQQSQAYVATNQRLRQAGNELRQRCEDLWQAGQELEQNIVQVKQVALSGASAAFSG from the exons ATGGGCTCCAAGGGAAAGAAGCGCATGGTGCTGCCCACTCGTCCGGCGCCCCCCACGAtggagcaaatcctggaggacgTACGCGGAGCCCCCGCCGAGGATCCAGTCTTCACCTCTCTGGCCCGGGAAG ATTCCCCAGGCCCCTCCGGGAGGGCTGAAAATCCTGAGGCCCAGCGGGAGCAGCTCTACCAGCAGAGCCAGGCTTACGTGGCCACCAACCAGCGGCTGAGGCAAGCAGGCAATGAGCtaagacagaggtgtgaggacCTTTGGCAGGCCGGCCAGGAGCTGGAGCAGAATATTGTTCAGGTGAAGCAGGTGGCACTGTCAGGGGCCTCAGCTGCCTTCTCAGGTTGA
- the C1H19orf25 gene encoding UPF0449 protein C19orf25 homolog isoform X1 — translation MGSKGKKRMVLPTRPAPPTMEQILEDVRGAPAEDPVFTSLAREGRRSPERARGEATPRHLQRDSPGPSGRAENPEAQREQLYQQSQAYVATNQRLRQAGNELRQRCEDLWQAGQELEQNIVQVKQVALSGASAAFSG, via the exons ATGGGCTCCAAGGGAAAGAAGCGCATGGTGCTGCCCACTCGTCCGGCGCCCCCCACGAtggagcaaatcctggaggacgTACGCGGAGCCCCCGCCGAGGATCCAGTCTTCACCTCTCTGGCCCGGGAAGGTAGGAGGAGCCCAGAACGGGCCCGGGGAGAGGCCACTCCGAGACACCTGCAGCGAG ATTCCCCAGGCCCCTCCGGGAGGGCTGAAAATCCTGAGGCCCAGCGGGAGCAGCTCTACCAGCAGAGCCAGGCTTACGTGGCCACCAACCAGCGGCTGAGGCAAGCAGGCAATGAGCtaagacagaggtgtgaggacCTTTGGCAGGCCGGCCAGGAGCTGGAGCAGAATATTGTTCAGGTGAAGCAGGTGGCACTGTCAGGGGCCTCAGCTGCCTTCTCAGGTTGA